The following coding sequences lie in one Saccharomyces mikatae IFO 1815 strain IFO1815 genome assembly, chromosome: 10 genomic window:
- the IDS2 gene encoding Ids2p (similar to Saccharomyces cerevisiae IDS2 (YJL146W); ancestral locus Anc_1.204) encodes MDNQQESISEDITGDLAAAVRKSWSESQDNPLLLNFNNSPIGTPTDRYSPEPVMMEGNAMNPPSLVRESAQQQQRRYASSQSREKSDQQQQDYQLFKHHYSLGQETRESVSDILNDLTLGSPEPSERISPIGQPSVDIPPLTTRRSSIQDVQWIRHLLNPRSSFSGASANEPTSPPDDFLNQSRAWITILHDSSAESLQAVIVLAESLKNVSSQYNLWVLHSSDVNAFQLTQIGIKTLIIDEYINLFLNFGSGSGFSGSTQATETKDELNFKWCKLFLFFSLIDRFELICYLSPTCLVLKNIDELLESTEVSDEIDNETCVLLSNRVNHINGDLSSIEQDQNPGNYDEDPQIIILKPNRAVAMCIKEYFTIYGNDESKRSMFHQMNDLQIMKALFGDKWGYIDSGGYCAIPMTSIPAANLSYKIVEFKILKPWERQNYITAGQHPESIMNKWLDLWRDFLNQAN; translated from the coding sequence CAAGAGAGTATATCTGAAGATATTACAGGTGACCTAGCTGCAGCTGTCAGAAAGTCATGGTCTGAGTCACAAGATAACCCGTTGCTCCTAAACTTTAATAATTCCCCCATAGGTACTCCCACTGATAGGTACTCCCCTGAACCAGTTATGATGGAGGGAAATGCAATGAATCCTCCATCGCTTGTGAGGGAGTCTgcacaacaacagcaaagACGTTATGCATCTTCCCAATCTCGCGAAAAATCTGACCAGCAACAGCAAGATTACCAGTTGTTTAAGCATCATTATTCTTTGGGGCAGGAAACAAGAGAATCTGTTTCCGATATTCTCAACGACTTGACTCTAGGATCCCCAGAGCCAAGCGAAAGGATATCACCAATAGGACAACCATCGGTGGATATTCCTCCTCTTACCACAAGGCGTAGTTCTATCCAGGATGTCCAATGGATAAGACATTTACTTAATCCGAGAAGTTCATTTTCTGGTGCGTCTGCCAATGAACCAACTAGCCCCCCTGATGATTTTCTTAATCAGAGCAGAGCCTGGATAACAATATTACATGATTCATCGGCAGAATCGTTACAGGCTGTTATCGTGTTAGCCGAATCATTGAAGAATGTCAGTTCCCAATATAATCTTTGGGTGCTGCATTCTAGTGACGTTAATGCTTTTCAATTAACTCAAATAGGAATAAAAACATTGATAATAGATGAGTATATcaatttgtttttgaattttgggAGTGGCTCGGGCTTCAGTGGAAGCACACAAGCAACCGAAACCAAGGACGAATTGAATTTCAAATGGTGTAagttatttcttttcttttctctaatCGATCGGTTTGAACTGATCTGCTATTTATCCCCCACATGTTTGGtattaaaaaatatcgATGAGCTGCTGGAGAGCACCGAAGTTTCTGATGagattgataatgaaacaTGTGTTTTGCTATCTAATAGGGTGAATCATATAAATGGAGATCTCAGTAGCATAGAGCAAGACCAAAATCCTGGAAATTATGATGAGGATCCTCAAATCATTATTCTAAAGCCTAACCGGGCGGTGGCGATGTGTATTAAGGAATATTTCACTATATACGGGAATGATGAAAGTAAAAGATCCAtgtttcatcaaatgaACGATTTACAAATAATGAAAGCACTATTTGGAGATAAATGGGGTTACATAGATAGCGGTGGCTACTGTGCTATTCCTATGACTAGTATACCGGCGGCCAATTTAAGCTATAAGATAGTCGAGTTCAAAATTCTAAAACCCTGGGAAAGACAGAACTATATAACTGCTGGTCAACATCCAGAGTCTATTATGAACAAATGGCTAGATCTTTGGCGCGACTTTTTGAACCAAGCAAATTAA
- the GLG2 gene encoding glycogenin glucosyltransferase GLG2 (similar to Saccharomyces cerevisiae GLG2 (YJL137C) and GLG1 (YKR058W); ancestral locus Anc_1.212), whose amino-acid sequence MAGKIAICTLLYSQDYLPGALTLAYQLQRLLKKAVVEFEITVCLLVTRGLFDGFCTQEVTLIRSLFKEIIIIEPLKDQEKCVKNNKANLELLKRPELSHTLLKARLWELVQFDKVLFLDADTLPLDKEFFKILQLYPEQTRFQIAAAPDIGWPDMFNTGVLLLVPDLEMARSLQDFLMKTVSIDGADQGIFNQFFNPICNYSKEILHKISPLMEWIRLPFIYNVTMPNYGYQSSPAIFFFQQHIKLIHFIGTSKPWSHTTIDYENGYFQQWRSTQCDLYNEYHLGDHFSHLQLGNIETDTNFHHESPCLRTLLNQSTRENKNQVNLEVIQTKRIVSSKKDTAKGNLETPISEPQSAFKFDWETTNYLDRVQRAFPRSDT is encoded by the coding sequence ATGGCTGGTAAAATTGCTATTTGCACGTTATTGTATTCACAGGACTATTTACCTGGTGCATTGACTTTAGCGTATCAGTTACAAAGACTCCTGAAGAAGGCTGTAGtagaatttgaaatcacCGTATGTCTACTCGTAACAAGAGGTTTGTTCGATGGCTTTTGTACCCAGGAAGTAACTTTGATAAGGAGCCTCTTTAAGGAAATCATTATCATTGAACCGCTAAAAGATCAGGAGAAGTGCGTGAAGAACAATAAGGCAAATCTTGAGCTATTGAAAAGACCTGAGCTATCTCATACTTTACTTAAAGCCAGACTATGGGAATTGGTGCAGTTCGATAAggttttgtttttggaTGCAGATACTTTGCCACTAGACAAAGAGTTTTTTAAAATCCTGCAATTATATCCGGAACAAACAAGGTTCCAGATTGCTGCTGCCCCAGATATTGGATGGCCTGACATGTTCAATACCGGAGTACTGCTTTTGGTTCCAGATTTGGAAATGGCAAGGAGTTTAcaagattttttgatgaaaaccGTATCAATTGATGGTGCTGATCAAGGAATCTTcaatcaatttttcaatccTATTTGCAATTAtagtaaagaaattttgcACAAGATATCCCCTCTTATGGAGTGGATACGTCTTCCCTTTATTTACAACGTAACCATGCCTAATTACGGATACCAATCTTCACCCgccatattttttttccaacagCACATCAAACTCATTCATTTCATTGGAACGTCCAAGCCATGGTCACATACTACTATTGACTACGAGAATGGCTATTTCCAACAGTGGAGATCTACACAGTGTGATCTTTACAATGAATACCACTTAGGGGACCACTTCTCCCACTTGCAACTGGGCAATATCGAAACGGACACAAATTTTCACCACGAATCTCCTTGTCTCAGAACATTGTTAAATCAAAGTACAagggaaaataaaaaccaGGTTAATCTCGAAGTTATCCAAACAAAACGTATCGTTTCCTCAAAGAAAGATACAGCAAAAGGTAATCTTGAAACCCCAATTTCTGAACCGCAATCTGCCTTTAAATTTGACTGGGAAACCACAAACTATTTAGACCGCGTCCAAAGAGCATTTCCAAGGTCCGACACTTGA
- the YAK1 gene encoding serine/threonine protein kinase YAK1 (similar to Saccharomyces cerevisiae YAK1 (YJL141C); ancestral locus Anc_1.207), whose product MNTSNNNDSTSTNSNKNASLSPTVATNSDASVGSGRASQDNSHLGSSIWNPSYVNQSSQRHPQQQQQQQQQNSQFCFVNPWNEEKVTNSQQNLVYPLQYDDLNSNESLDAYRRRKSSLVVPPARAPAPNPFQYDSYPAYTSSNTNLPGNSSGQYPSAYQQQQQQQRQQQHAYQQGTIPPSQFGSRFVPSLYDRQEFQRRQSLAATNYSSNFSTFNSNANQGTSSIPVISPYRRLSAYPPSTSPPLQPPFKQLRRDEVQAQKLSIPQMQPCSSKNDLQPVSNATPKFRRASLNSKTISPLISVTKSLITTYSLCSPDFTYQTSKNPKRVLTKPSEGKCNKGFDNINSDYILYVNDVLGVEQNRKYLVLDILGQGTFGQVVKCQNLLTKEILAVKVVKSRTEYLTQSITEAKILELLNQKIDPANKHHFLRMHDSFVHKNHLCLVFELLSNNLYELLKQNKFHGLSIQLIRTFTTQILDSLCVLKESKLIHCDLKPENILLCAPDKPELKIIDFGSSCEEARTVYTYIQSRFYRAPEIILGIPYSTSIDMWSLGCIVAELFLGIPIFPGASEYNQLTRIIDTLGYPPSWMIDMGKNSGKFMRKLTLEESGTSTQKHRIKTIEEFCREYNIVEKPSKQYFKWKKLPDIIRNYRYPKSIQNSQELIDQEMQNRECLIHFLGGVLNLNPLERWTPQQAMLHPFITKQEFTGEWFPPGSSLPGPSEKHDNGKGQQRDHGGTRHYNNAVNNNYVYNSNSSSGGADSVDIGTISKRKENISSDFPNDFVATHSVQEGPTNEFNKLHIVEE is encoded by the coding sequence atgAATACATCAAATAATAACGACTCCACAAGCACCAATAGCAATAAAAATGCCTCTCTAAGCCCGACGGTAGCCACTAACAGTGATGCCAGTGTGGGCTCAGGTAGAGCAAGTCAGGACAATAGCCATTTGGGAAGTAGTATATGGAATCCATCATATGTGAATCAAAGCTCTCAAAGGCATCcacagcaacagcaacagcaacaacagcagaaTTCCCAATTTTGCTTCGTTAATCCATggaatgaagaaaaagtaacGAATTCTCAACAAAACCTGGTCTACCCTCTTCAATACGACGATTTAAACAGTAATGAAAGTTTAGATGCCTACAGACGACGTAAATCTAGTCTCGTTGTACCTCCGGCTAGAGCACCTGCTCCAAACCCTTTCCAGTACGACAGTTATCCTGCTTACACGAGCTCTAATACGAATCTACCAGGAAACAGCAGTGGCCAGTATCCTTCTGCTTatcagcagcaacaacaacaacagcgGCAACAACAACATGCATACCAGCAGGGCACCATACCTCCCTCTCAATTCGGTTCCAGGTTTGTGCCCTCTCTTTACGACCGTCAAGAATTTCAGAGAAGGCAAAGTCTAGCTGCAACAAATTATTCGTCCAATTTTTCTACCTTCAATTCAAATGCCAACCAAGGAACAAGTTCAATACCCGTGATTTCACCCTACAGAAGACTTAGTGCGTATCCTCCGAGTACAAGTCCCCCATTACAGCCTCCTTTTAAGCAGTTGCGAAGGGATGAAGTACAGGCCCAAAAGTTATCTATCCCTCAGATGCAACCTTGCAGTTCTAAAAATGATCTCCAACCTGTCTCAAATGCAACTCCAAAGTTCAGACGTGCCTCACTAAATTCTAAGACAATTTCCCCTTTAATTAGTGTCACAAAAAGCTTGATTACCACATATTCCTTATGCTCTCCTGACTTCACCTACCAAACGTCTAAAAACCCTAAGAGAGTACTCACAAAACCCAGCGAGGGGAAATGTAACAAAGGGTTCGACAACATAAACAGTGACTATATTCTTTATGTAAATGATGTTTTGGGCGTAGAGCAGAATAGAAAGTACCTTGTACTTGACATTCTGGGACAAGGTACATTTGGCCAAGTGGTCAAATGTCAAAATTTGTTAactaaagaaattttagCAGTAAAAGTAGTGAAATCAAGAACAGAGTATTTGACCCAAAGTATTACAGAAGCAAAAATTCTAGAGCTGTTAAACCAGAAGATAGATCCTGCTAATAAACACCATTTTTTAAGAATGCATGACTCGTTTGTTCACAAGAACCATTTATGCTTGGTTTTTGAATTACTAAGTAATAATTTGTATGAATTGTTAAAACAGAATAAGTTTCATGGGCTGTCTATACAACTTATCAGAACATTCACCACTCAGATATTAGATTCCTTATGCGTGTTGAAGGAAAGCAAACTAATTCATTGCGATTTGAAGCCTGAGAATATTTTACTTTGTGCCCCTGATAAGCCGGAGTTGAAGATTATCGATTTTGGCTCATCTTGCGAAGAAGCTAGGACCGTTTACACGTATATTCAGTCTAGGTTTTATCGTGCTCCTGAAATCATACTGGGAATCCCATATTCGACCAGTATTGACATGTGGTCCTTGGGTTGTATTGTTGCAGAGTTATTTTTGGGAATACCGATTTTTCCAGGAGCTTCTGAGTATAATCAGTTAACAAGAATAATAGACACGCTTGGATATCCGCCATCGTGGATGATAGATATGGGCAAAAATTCTGGAAAATTTATGAGAAAGTTGACGTTAGAAGAAAGTGGAACATCTACTCAAAAGCATCGCATAAAAactattgaagaattcTGCAGAGAATACAATATAGTAGAAAAGCCAAGTAAGCAATATttcaaatggaaaaagTTGCCAGATATTATTCGAAACTACAGGTATCCTAAAAGCATCCAGAACTCTCAGGAACTCATTGATCAAGAAATGCAGAACAGGGAGTGCTTGATTCATTTTCTAGGCGGGGTACTTAATTTAAACCCGCTAGAAAGGTGGACACCACAACAAGCAATGCTGCATCCATTCATAACAAAACAGGAATTTACAGGAGAATGGTTTCCTCCAGGATCGTCTCTACCTGGGCCATCGGAGAAACACGATAATGGGAAAGGCCAACAGAGGGACCACGGGGGCACAAGGCACTATAATAATGCTGTAAACAATAACTATGTTTAcaattcaaattcttcCAGTGGTGGCGCTGATAGTGTTGATATCGGAACTATCAGTAAGAGAAAGGAGAACATATCAAGCGACTTTCCGAATGATTTTGTTGCCACTCATTCTGTCCAAGAAGGCCCCACAAACGAGTTTAATAAGCTTCACATTGTCGAAGAATGA
- the RPB4 gene encoding DNA-directed RNA polymerase II subunit RPB4 (similar to Saccharomyces cerevisiae RPB4 (YJL140W); ancestral locus Anc_1.208), with translation MNVSTSTFQTRRRRLKKVEEEENAATLQLGQEFQLKQINHQGEEEELIALNLSEARLVIKEALIERRRAFKRSQKKHKKKHLKHESANDETTAVEDDDEDLDEDDVDADDDDFMHSETREKELESIDVLLEQTTGGNNKDLKNTMQYLTNFSRFRDQETVGAVIQLLKSTGLHPFEVAQLGSLACDTADEAKTLIPSLNNKISDDELERILKELSNLETLY, from the coding sequence ATGAATGTATCTACATCAACATTCCAAACAAGGCGGAGAAGATTGAAGAAAGTggaggaggaagaaaacGCTGCCACTTTGCAATTAGGCCAAGAATTTCAATTGAAACAGATAAACCACCAgggtgaagaagaagaactgaTTGCCTTGAATCTGAGTGAAGCCAGATTAGTAATCAAAGAAGCTCTAATAGAACGTAGGAGAGCATTTAAGAGATCACAAAAGAAACATAAGAAGAAGCACCTGAAGCATGAAAGCGCCAATGATGAAACTACAGCTGTagaggatgatgatgaggatctggatgaagatgacgtTGATGCcgacgatgatgatttcATGCATTCTGAAACTagagaaaaggaattggagTCTATCGATGTTCTATTAGAACAAACCACGGGAGGAAATAATaaggatttgaaaaatacgaTGCAGTACTTGACAAATTTCTCTCGATTTAGAGACCAGGAAACCGTTGGAGCAGTTATACAACTTCTGAAAAGTACTGGATTACATCCGTTTGAAGTGGCACAACTGGGTTCTTTGGCCTGTGACACGGCTGATGAAGCGAAGACTTTGATTCCGAGTTTAAACAATAAGATATCCGATGACGAGTTGGAGAGGATATTGAAGGAGTTATCAAATTTAGAAACTCTTTATTAA
- the ROQ1 gene encoding Roq1p (similar to Saccharomyces cerevisiae YJL144W; ancestral locus Anc_1.205b) produces MLRKGTSTIYTAHKKSNSSILRSQRDQTKVESLVEESPIGDFGIHNQPTQPGVIYYFVELTNLGIHDNTSSNNNNNNNNHSDDENGSRYGQGSSLGRNVHSRRYS; encoded by the coding sequence ATGCTAAGGAAGGGCACTTCAACTATATACACGGCACACAAGAAAAGTAACAGCAGCATACTCAGGAGTCAACGAGACCAAACTAAGGTGGAATCGCTAGTAGAAGAATCACCGATAGGTGATTTTGGGATTCATAATCAACCTACACAACCTGGTGTGATATACTATTTCGTGGAGTTGACAAATTTAGGCATACACGATAACACAAgcagtaataataacaataacaataacaaccATAGCGACGATGAAAACGGTAGTCGATACGGTCAGGGTAGCAGCTTAGGTAGGAACGTCCATTCCCGCCGTTATTCATGA
- the TIF2 gene encoding translation initiation factor eIF4A (similar to Saccharomyces cerevisiae TIF2 (YJL138C) and TIF1 (YKR059W); ancestral locus Anc_1.211) produces MSEGITDIEESQIQTNYDKVVYKFDDMELDENLLRGVFGYGFEEPSAIQQRAIMPIIEGHDVLAQAQSGTGKTGTFSIAALQRIDTSVKAPQALMLAPTRELALQIQKVVMALAFHMDIKVHACIGGTSFVEDAEGLRDAQIVVGTPGRVFDNIQRRRFRTDKIKMFILDEADEMLSSGFKEQIYQIFTLLPPTTQVVLLSATMPNDVLEVTTKFMRNPVRILVKKDELTLEGIKQFYVNVEEEDYKYECLTDLYDSISVTQAVIFCNTRRKVEELTTKLRDDKFTVSAIYSDLPQQERDTIMKEFRSGSSRILISTDLLARGIDVQQVSLVINYDLPANKENYIHRIGRGGRFGRKGVAINFVTNEDVGAMRELEKFYSTQIEELPSDIATLLN; encoded by the coding sequence ATGTCTGAAGGTATTACTGATATTGAAGAGTCCCAAATCCAAACCAACTATGACAAAGTTGTCTACAAGTTCGATGATATGGAATTGGACGAAAACTTGTTGAGAGGTGTTTTTGGTTACGGTTTCGAAGAACCATCTGCCATTCAACAACGTGCTATTATGCCTATTATCGAAGGTCACGATGTCTTGGCTCAAGCTCAGTCTGGTACTGGTAAGACTGGTACCTTTTCCATTGCTGCTTTGCAAAGAATTGATACCTCAGTCAAGGCTCCTCAAGCTTTGATGTTGGCCCCAACTAGAGAATTGGCTTTGCAAATCCAAAAAGTTGTCATGGCTTTGGCCTTCCACATGGACATCAAGGTCCACGCTTGTATCGGTGGTACTTCCTTTGTTGAAGATGCTGAAGGTTTGAGAGATGCTCAAATTGTCGTTGGTACCCCAGGTCGTGTTTTCGACAACATCCAAAGACGTAGATTCAGAACTGACAAGATCAAGATGTTCATCTTAGATGAAGCCGATGAAATGTTGTCTTCTGGTTTCAAGGAACAAATCTACCAAATTTTCACCTTACTTCCTCCAACTACTCAAGTTGTTCTTTTATCTGCTACCATGCCAAATGATGTCTTGGAAGTCACCACCAAATTTATGAGAAACCCAGTCAGAATTTTGGTCAAGAAGGATGAATTGACTTTGGAAGGTATCAAACAATTTTACGTGAATgtcgaagaagaagattaCAAATACGAATGTTTGACAGATTTATACGACTCTATTTCCGTCACTCAAGCCGTTATCTTCTGTAACACTAGAAGAAAGGTTGAAGAATTGACCACTAAGTTGAGAGACGACAAATTTACCGTTTCTGCCATCTATTCTGACTTACcacaacaagaaagagATACCATTATGAAGGAATTCAGAAGTGGTTCTTCCAGAATCTTGATCTCCACCGATTTGTTGGCAAGAGGTATTGATGTCCAACAAGTTTCATTGGTTATTAACTACGATTTACCAGCTAATAAGGAGAACTACATCCACAGAATTGGTAGAGGTGGTCGTTTCGGTAGAAAGGGTGTTGCTATCAACTTTGTCACTAACGAAGATGTTGGCGCTATGAGAGAACTAGAAAAGTTCTACTCCACTCAAATCGAAGAATTGCCATCCGACATTGCTACATTGTTGAACTGA
- the SFH5 gene encoding Sfh5p (similar to Saccharomyces cerevisiae SFH5 (YJL145W); ancestral locus Anc_1.205): MNFDNDSQKQVFDKLKKAIPGIIKEKCAGYDELYGYKLNSQGPTAEEVEKYYDGKIADCLIYKLCKAYQFEYSTIVQNLVDILNWRKKFNPLSCAYKEVHNTELQSVGVLTFDVNGDANKKAVTWNLYGQLVKKKELFQNVDKFVRYRIGLMEKGLSLLDFTSADNCYMTQVHDYKGVSLWRMDSDIKNCSKTVIGIFQKYYPELLYAKYFVNVPTIFGWVYDLIKKFVDESTRKKFVVLTDGNKLGQYLKNCPHQDYGGNDKQNNLNKQNVANIHPTEYGLYVLQKQIIEDVE; this comes from the coding sequence ATGAATTTTGACAATGACAGCCAGAAACAAGTTTTCGATAAGCTTAAAAAGGCAATTCCTGGCATCATCAAGGAAAAATGTGCCGGATATGATGAATTATACGGTTATAAGTTGAACTCCCAAGGTCCAACTGCGGAGGAAGTTGAGAAATATTACGACGGGAAGATTGCCGATTGTTTAATTTATAAACTTTGTAAAGCATACCAATTTGAGTATAGCACTATTGTGCAAAATCTGGTCGATATTTTGAACTGGAGGAAGAAGTTCAATCCACTAAGTTGTGCCTACAAGGAAGTTCATAATACAGAACTGCAAAGTGTTGGCGTTTTGACGTTCGATGTGAACGGTGACGCTAATAAGAAAGCCGTCACTTGGAACTTATATGGTCAGcttgtcaaaaaaaaggaactATTCCAAAACGTGGATAAGTTCGTTCGTTACAGAATTGGTCTTATGGAAAAAGGGTTGAGTTTGCTAGACTTTACCAGCGCCGACAATTGCTATATGACCCAAGTCCATGATTACAAGGGCGTTTCTTTGTGGCGAATGGACTCTGACATTAAGAATTGTAGCAAGACAGTTATTggaattttccaaaaatactACCCAGAACTGTTGTATGCAAAGTATTTTGTTAACGTCCCTACTATTTTTGGTTGGGTGTACGAtttgatcaaaaaatttgttgatgaaaGCACTAGAAAGAAGTTTGTGGTGTTGACTGATGGTAACAAGTTGGGTCAATACTTGAAGAACTGCCCACACCAAGACTACGGTGGGAATGACAAGCAAAACAACTTGAACAAGCAAAACGTCGCGAATATCCACCCAACAGAATATGGCCTTTATGTTCTACAAAAGCAGATCATCGAAGACGTCGAGTAA
- the YUR1 gene encoding mannosyltransferase YUR1 (similar to Saccharomyces cerevisiae YUR1 (YJL139C) and KTR2 (YKR061W); ancestral locus Anc_1.209) — MAKRGSLYVLGIFLPIWTLLIYIFCKELLLIRKYQNIDNSYTIDSQKAKEKYDSSRRRHYFPHLKLSRNSYDENALNYTRQDDFNHVYPRENATILMLVRNSELEGALDSMRSLEDRFNNKYHYDWTFLNDVPFDQDFIEATTAMASGKAQYALIPPEDWNRPTWINETFFEERLREMEDDGVLYGGSKSYRNMCRFNSGFFFKQSILDDYDYYFRVEPNVKYYCDFPYDPFRIMRLKGKKYGFVISLYEYEETIPTLWDAVEKYLETNEGTILPKEESAYAFLTDSGLVGKHYPIIEANSNYNLCHFWSNFEIGDLNFFRGDEYKKFFESLDIKGGFYYERWGDAPVHSIGVSLLLKPDEIIHFDELGYFHSPFGTCPASYAVRLDQRCRCQSDDESVIDIAPHSCLMRWWKNGSGKYFLKEEQPQV, encoded by the coding sequence ATGGCAAAAAGAGGCTCGCTATACGTCCTTGGCATATTCTTGCCAATATGGACTCTtttgatttatattttttgcaaagaGTTACTTCTCATACGAAAATATCagaatattgataattcGTATACTATCGATTCtcaaaaagcaaaagaaaagtatgACTCAAGTCGAAGAAGACATTATTTTCCGCATTTAAAACTTTCTCGTAATAGCTATGATGAGAACGCCCTAAATTATACAAGACAAGATGATTTCAATCATGTTTATCCAAGGGAGAATGCGACAATATTAATGTTGGTGAGAAATTCGGAGTTAGAAGGCGCACTGGATTCGATGAGATCCCTAGAAGACAGgtttaataataaatatcACTACGATTGGACTTTCCTGAATGACGTTCCCTTCGATCAAGATTTTATCGAAGCTACTACAGCAATGGCAAGTGGGAAAGCCCAGTATGCCTTAATTCCACCAGAAGACTGGAATCGGCCGACATGGATAAACGAAAccttctttgaagaaagacTACGTGAGATGGAGGATGATGGAGTCTTGTATGGGGGATCCAAATCATATAGAAACATGTGCAGGTTCAATTCCGGGTTCTTTTTCAAGCAGTCAATATTGGACGATTATGACTATTATTTTAGAGTAGAACCCAATGTCAAATATTACTGTGATTTCCCGTACGATCCATTTAGGATTATGAGGCTGAAGGGCAAAAAATATGGCTTTGTGATTTCGTTATATGAATACGAAGAAACTATACCGACCTTATGGGATGCAGTAGAGAAGTATTTGGAAACTAACGAAGGGACAATTTTACCTAAAGAGGAAAGTGCGTATGCATTTTTGACTGATTCAGGACTAGTCGGTAAGCACTACCCCATTATTGAAGCAAACTCCAACTACAACTTATGCCATTTCTGgtcaaattttgagattggtgacttgaatttcttcagAGGTGACGAatacaagaaattttttgaatctttGGACATCAAAGGCGGGTTTTATTACGAGAGATGGGGGGATGCTCCTGTTCACTCAATTGGTGTCTCCTTGTTACTGAAACCTGATGAAATCATTCATTTTGATGAACTTGGCTATTTCCACTCACCATTTGGTACCTGTCCGGCATCATATGCAGTTAGGCTCGATCAGCGTTGTAGATGTCAAAGTGATGACGAGAGCGTCATAGATATAGCACCCCATAGTTGTTTGATGAGATGGTGGAAAAACGGCAGCGgcaaatattttttgaaggaagAGCAACCTCAGGTTTAG
- the TIM17 gene encoding protein transporter TIM17 (similar to Saccharomyces cerevisiae TIM17 (YJL143W); ancestral locus Anc_1.206), with protein MSADHSRDPCPIVILNDFGGAFAMGAIGGVVWHGIKGFRNSPLGERGSGAVSAIKARAPVLGGNFGVWGGLFSTFDCAVKAVRKREDPWNAIIAGFFTGGALAVRGGWRHTRNSSITCACLLGVIEGVGLMFQRYSAWQAKPMAPPLPEAPPSQPLQA; from the coding sequence ATGTCAGCAGATCATTCTAGAGATCCATGTCCTATCGTTATATTAAATGATTTCGGTGGTGCCTTTGCCATGGGTGCTATTGGTGGTGTCGTTTGGCATGGGATTAAAGGTTTTAGAAATTCGCCATTAGGTGAACGTGGTTCAGGAGCTGTGAGTGCCATCAAGGCGCGCGCTCCTGTGTTGGGTGGTAACTTTGGTGTGTGGGGTGGTTTGTTCTCTACTTTTGACTGTGCTGTGAAAGCCGTCAGAAAGAGAGAGGATCCATGGAACGCTATCATTGCAGGGTTTTTCACTGGTGGTGCTTTGGCTGTGAGAGGTGGTTGGAGACATACAAGGAACAGTTCTATCACATGCGCCTGTTTGTTGGGTGTGATTGAAGGTGTGGGGCTGATGTTCCAGAGATATAGTGCTTGGCAAGCCAAGCCTATGGCTCCTCCTTTGCCTGAAGCTCCCCCCTCTCAACCTCTTCAAGCTTAG